One Paenibacillus sp. FSL H7-0737 DNA segment encodes these proteins:
- a CDS encoding glycoside hydrolase family 53 protein: protein MMITTFINGMDISFLDEIEQGGGKFHSRSVRNVEEGEDLLHILKDNGVNAIRLRIWNDPPGVFCNLERTLVMAKRIKEAGLDFLLDFHYSDKWADPANQWKPKAWEALDFSGLTSAVYDYTRETLKALQSQGTLPDMVQIGNEITPGMLWGEGKVDGDCDTPEQWEQFTTLVKAGIAGAKSVDSDLSIMIHIDRGADHPASRNFFDRFLEHGVNFDVIGLSFYSWWHGTLDDLQLNLNELALRYNKDIIVVETAYPWTLNAPEGFPVIVNEEAQLHEGYPATVEGQAKYMKDFINVIENTPNGKGIGFYYWEPAWIPSQKEWSVGHENGWSNLALFDFEGKKLDSLHF from the coding sequence ATGATGATAACGACATTTATTAATGGAATGGACATCTCGTTTTTGGATGAAATAGAGCAGGGTGGAGGCAAATTCCATAGTCGCTCTGTTCGGAACGTTGAGGAAGGTGAGGATTTACTCCACATCCTTAAGGACAATGGAGTAAATGCCATACGGCTGCGGATTTGGAATGACCCTCCAGGCGTCTTTTGCAATTTGGAACGGACGCTGGTTATGGCAAAGCGGATCAAAGAAGCAGGGCTGGATTTTCTACTGGATTTTCATTATTCAGATAAATGGGCGGATCCAGCTAACCAATGGAAGCCAAAAGCTTGGGAGGCACTTGACTTCAGTGGTTTGACATCCGCCGTGTATGATTATACACGCGAGACCCTTAAAGCTTTACAGTCCCAAGGCACACTGCCCGATATGGTGCAGATCGGTAATGAAATTACGCCAGGCATGTTATGGGGAGAAGGCAAGGTAGATGGAGATTGTGATACTCCGGAGCAGTGGGAGCAGTTCACTACGCTAGTTAAAGCAGGTATAGCGGGTGCGAAATCCGTCGATTCTGACTTGTCCATCATGATCCACATTGACCGGGGTGCTGATCATCCGGCGAGCCGTAACTTTTTTGATCGTTTCTTAGAACATGGCGTAAATTTTGATGTTATCGGATTATCATTCTACTCTTGGTGGCATGGTACTTTGGACGACTTGCAGCTTAACCTGAACGAATTAGCGCTGCGTTATAACAAGGATATCATTGTGGTGGAAACAGCCTATCCATGGACACTGAATGCACCTGAAGGATTTCCAGTAATTGTGAATGAGGAAGCCCAGCTCCATGAAGGTTATCCAGCCACAGTAGAGGGTCAAGCTAAGTATATGAAGGATTTCATAAACGTAATTGAGAATACACCAAACGGAAAAGGAATCGGCTTTTATTACTGGGAGCCTGCTTGGATTCCTTCGCAAAAGGAATGGTCTGTTGGGCATGAGAATGGGTGGTCCAATTTAGCTCTGTTTGATTTTGAAGGTAAGAAACTGGATTCGCTCCATTTCTAA
- a CDS encoding ABC transporter permease → MRTLKKTWPFHLMLLPAMIFLIIFSFIPMGGIVMAFQDYKPWLKISGSAWVGLDNFRYLFERNDSMQVIWNTLIIAVLKMIFNLAVPFVFAILLNEIRKVYIQRTIQTLVYLPHFLSWVILGGILLDLLATDGFVNQILGSMGIKPIFFLGDNNWFRFTVILTDVWKEFGYNTIVFLAALAGINPSLYEAAEIDGATRWKQTRFITMPSLLPMVVVVGTLALGNVLNAGFDQIFNLYNPLVYQKGDIIDTFVYRTAILNGEMGFGTAIGLFKSAISMVLILVSYSLAKKWAGYRIF, encoded by the coding sequence ATGAGAACACTTAAAAAAACATGGCCATTTCACTTAATGTTGCTGCCGGCGATGATATTCCTGATCATCTTCAGCTTTATCCCGATGGGCGGAATTGTGATGGCGTTTCAGGATTATAAGCCATGGCTAAAAATTTCGGGATCAGCGTGGGTTGGATTAGATAATTTCCGCTATCTATTTGAACGTAATGACAGCATGCAGGTCATTTGGAACACATTGATTATTGCCGTTCTGAAGATGATCTTCAATCTGGCTGTGCCATTTGTTTTCGCCATTCTTTTGAATGAGATTCGCAAGGTTTATATACAGCGTACAATTCAGACATTGGTTTATTTACCTCACTTCTTGTCTTGGGTCATCCTTGGCGGGATCTTGCTAGATTTGCTTGCTACAGATGGCTTCGTCAATCAGATCCTCGGGAGTATGGGGATTAAACCCATCTTTTTCTTAGGAGATAATAACTGGTTCAGGTTCACCGTCATTCTCACAGATGTATGGAAGGAATTTGGTTATAACACGATCGTCTTCCTGGCTGCTCTAGCAGGAATTAACCCTTCATTATATGAAGCTGCAGAAATAGATGGTGCAACCCGCTGGAAACAGACACGTTTTATCACAATGCCTTCTCTACTGCCAATGGTTGTTGTGGTAGGTACTCTGGCTCTCGGAAATGTATTGAATGCAGGGTTTGACCAGATCTTTAACCTCTACAATCCGCTGGTCTATCAGAAAGGCGATATTATCGACACCTTCGTATACCGGACAGCTATTCTGAATGGTGAGATGGGCTTTGGTACAGCAATCGGACTGTTCAAGTCAGCCATTAGTATGGTCCTAATCCTTGTATCATACAGTCTGGCTAAAAAATGGGCAGGATATCGCATTTTCTAA
- a CDS encoding glycoside hydrolase family 53 protein, whose amino-acid sequence MNKQNSKTTFKLFVCLSLVFSMCFNFGNNKPAEAATTFAKGADVGWLSEMEYYNWSFYNDNGVKQDLLQILKDHGMNSIRLRVWVNPSINFSNKADVVKQAVRAKNMGFRIMIDFHYSDTWADPGNQKKPAAWTSKNFTALKTAVYDHTYDVMNTLKASGVTPEWVQVGNETNNGMLWEDGKASVSMSNFAALINSGYSAVKAVSSSSKVIVHLSNGYDNSLFRWMFDGLKSNGANYDVIGMSLYPTTSNWSTLNAQTLTNMNDMVARYGKEVIISEVGMDVSAPTTAKAFLTDIISKTKSVSGGKGLGVFYWEPESYGTWYAYTKGAFDSSGKPTVALDAFLN is encoded by the coding sequence ATGAACAAACAGAACTCAAAAACAACGTTCAAATTGTTCGTTTGCCTGTCTCTCGTGTTTAGTATGTGTTTCAACTTTGGGAATAACAAACCAGCGGAAGCTGCTACGACTTTTGCAAAAGGGGCTGATGTAGGCTGGCTATCGGAGATGGAGTACTATAATTGGTCTTTTTACAATGATAACGGTGTGAAACAAGACCTACTGCAAATTCTCAAAGATCACGGAATGAACTCCATTAGACTACGGGTCTGGGTTAACCCTTCCATTAATTTCTCTAACAAAGCCGATGTTGTGAAACAGGCCGTTCGGGCCAAGAACATGGGTTTCCGAATCATGATTGACTTTCATTACAGTGATACATGGGCAGATCCCGGCAATCAGAAGAAACCTGCTGCCTGGACCAGCAAGAACTTTACAGCTCTAAAGACAGCGGTATATGACCACACGTATGATGTTATGAATACACTCAAAGCTAGCGGTGTTACGCCGGAATGGGTACAGGTAGGGAACGAGACGAATAATGGAATGCTTTGGGAGGATGGAAAGGCTTCTGTAAGTATGAGCAATTTTGCTGCGTTGATCAATTCAGGATATAGTGCAGTAAAAGCGGTCAGTAGTAGTTCAAAAGTCATCGTCCACCTCTCTAACGGCTACGACAATTCCTTATTCCGCTGGATGTTTGACGGTCTGAAGTCTAACGGTGCCAACTATGATGTGATCGGCATGTCACTCTATCCTACTACAAGCAACTGGTCTACACTGAATGCTCAGACATTAACGAATATGAATGATATGGTTGCCCGGTATGGTAAAGAAGTGATCATTTCTGAGGTCGGGATGGACGTTAGTGCTCCAACAACGGCTAAAGCTTTTCTTACCGACATCATTAGCAAAACAAAATCGGTAAGTGGCGGCAAAGGGCTTGGCGTGTTCTATTGGGAGCCGGAGAGTTATGGTACATGGTACGCTTACACAAAAGGTGCCTTTGATTCTTCTGGTAAGCCTACGGTGGCTTTAGATGCCTTTTTGAATTAA
- a CDS encoding carbohydrate ABC transporter permease: MYYKTRGYRIFNIFNTCFLIILALMCIVPLIHVLAVSFSAKSAADANLVGLWPKQFSLEAYKKTMNNPIFLHSIWVSVQRTVLGTGLTLLITFLAAYPLSKENSAFKGRNVYSWLFVFSMVFNGGLIPFYIVIQKIGLMDSFWVLVLPGAVNTFLVILMLNFFRGIPKDLEEASLIDGAGHFRTLFSIYLPISLPSIATIALFSMVFHWNSWFDGLLYLNNSKQFPLATFLQTVIIQRDMSSMSINPKEMELISQTTVRAAQIFIGAAPILIVYPFLQKYFVKGMTLGSVKE, encoded by the coding sequence ATGTATTACAAAACTAGAGGTTATCGTATTTTCAACATATTCAATACTTGTTTTCTGATCATACTCGCACTCATGTGTATTGTTCCTCTGATTCACGTATTAGCTGTATCTTTCAGTGCCAAGTCTGCGGCTGATGCCAATCTGGTGGGCTTGTGGCCAAAGCAGTTCTCTCTGGAAGCTTATAAAAAGACAATGAATAATCCGATATTCCTACACTCTATATGGGTATCCGTACAAAGAACTGTACTCGGAACCGGACTTACGCTTCTGATTACTTTTCTGGCAGCTTATCCGCTATCTAAGGAAAACTCAGCCTTCAAAGGCCGGAATGTTTATTCCTGGTTGTTCGTGTTCAGCATGGTGTTTAATGGTGGTCTGATTCCATTCTATATTGTTATTCAAAAGATTGGCTTAATGGATTCCTTCTGGGTACTCGTTCTGCCAGGTGCGGTGAATACATTCTTGGTAATTCTGATGCTGAACTTCTTCCGCGGTATTCCTAAAGATTTGGAGGAAGCTTCGCTAATTGACGGCGCAGGACATTTCCGTACCTTGTTCAGCATTTACTTACCGATTTCATTACCATCGATTGCGACGATTGCACTGTTTAGTATGGTGTTCCACTGGAACTCCTGGTTCGATGGACTATTGTACTTGAACAATTCCAAGCAGTTTCCGCTGGCGACCTTTCTGCAGACCGTTATCATTCAACGGGATATGAGCTCCATGAGCATTAATCCGAAGGAGATGGAATTAATCTCGCAGACAACGGTTAGAGCCGCGCAAATCTTTATCGGGGCTGCTCCTATTCTAATCGTATATCCATTTTTGCAGAAGTATTTTGTTAAAGGAATGACACTTGGTTCTGTAAAGGAGTAG